The Synechococcus sp. BL107 nucleotide sequence GGAGGTAATTCTGAGGATTTCAGTGCCAATCCCCCCAGCAAAATTGGGATGCCATAGAAAATCGTCGGCAGGCTGAGATTGGCGCTGCCAGTGGTGTAAGCGATGGCACCAACCACTGTGAGCGCACCACCGGCGACCGTAATCAAGCTGCCTGGGGAGAAGTAATCCTTCATGGATGCCACTGCGTGGTCGCCATTGTGACTGGCTGGCGACCAGGATGGGTATTCATTCAAAACTCCGCATCTGTGTCCCAGTCCCCGTCATCTGAGATACAGGAACTCCTTCAGGAATTGGATGGAGATCGCAGTTGGTTGCTGCAACAGATTGATGGTGGCCGTTGGCCTGAGCTTCGCCTTGATTTGGCCGCCCTTGAAAGGGAGTTGGGACAAATGATTATTCGAGCCACGGAACTTCACGAGGACACCAGTCCCTGAAGGGCCTTAAAACGGAATGTCGTCCGTGTCGGGAACGAGCGGAGCTGCATTCCAGCTCGTTGGTTCAGGTTCGCTTCGTTGTGGAGTGGCAGCGGGCGCAGCTTTGGGGGTCGGACGCTCAGGTCTGGCGGAGCCACTTGGCGTCGGCGAACCTTGTGGCGACGAATGGGCTGTTGATGAAGAGGTGGGGGACGTACCGACCGGATGGAGGCGGGCCAGAGTGAACTCGGCACGTTTTTCCTTCATGCCATCGCCGCGCGGAACGGTGTTCATGCGCAGACGCCCTTCAATCAAAAGCCGTTGGCCCACCTGAACGCGATTTTGCAACTCCTGAGCCAGGTTGCCCCAGCCCACCACCTTCAACTCGCTCGGAGGATCTCCATCGCGCAGGGGATCGAACCGAACCGACATCTCGGCAATGGGGGTCTGATTGTCTTGGGTGTATCGAACCGTCGGTGCGTCGATCACCTCGACCTCGAGCACGCAATGGTTCATGGCTGCTTCTTTCTTCGGCGCACATCCTGATGCACGACCCCCCTCTTGACCAGCCTCGTGTCTGGTTGCTGGCCGGAACCGGCGATGGTCCACGCCTTACCCGTGCCCTGCTTCAGCGCCATTGTCGGGTGCGGGTGAGTGTTGTAACCCCAGCAGCAGCGGAGGCTTATAGGGGGCTGGCGGTAGAAAGCATGGCCATTGGTGCCCTCGGGGGTGTGGAGGGGATCGCTGAAGAACTGAAGCGTCAAGCAACGCTCCGCTGGGTGGTGGATGCCACCCACCCGTTTGCAACCAAAATCAGCCACGACTTGGCTGAGGTGTGCTTCGCCGCGCAGCAACCGCTGTTGCGGTTTGAGCGCCCGTGGGAGGAGGGTCATGCTGCGACCCATCTGCTTGAAAATGGTGCAGATCTATCAACCATGGCACTCTCAGGCCAGCGACTGTTGTTAGCCGTTGGTGGACGTCATCTCGCTGCGATCGCGGACTCAGCTCGCTTGGCAGGAGGCGATCTTTTTGCCCGTGCCATGCCCACACGGTTGGGTTTGCGTTCGGCTTTGGCTGCTGGCTTGCCCCCTGATCACTTGGCGGTGGTGCGACCGTTGGAAGGGGCAACACCTGGACAGCTTGAGCGGGCGTTGTGCCGCCGTTGGGGGATTACGGCAGTGGTCTGTCGTCAGTCCGGTGGCATGACAGAACGCCTGTGGCGTCGGATTGCGGAAGAGCAGAGTTTGACCTTGTTGCTCCTCAGACGACCACCTTCACCATCGGGTGTGGACACCGTTGTTGGGGAAGCCGCCTTTTTGAAACGGATCGACCATGGCTGAGTCGAATTCTTTGATGTTGGTGCTCACAACGGAGGGTGATGCAATTCGAGCCAAAGCGTTAGCCCGTTCGCTTCTCGAACGACGGCTTGTGGCCTGTGTGAGCTTGCAATCCACGGAAGCTCTTTATTACTGGGAGGGGGAGATCCAGATGGATGGTGAGGTGCAACTTCTGATGAAAACAACGGCTGATCGCCTGGAGAGGCTTCAGCAGGTGCTTGGAGAGTTACACAGCTACGACACCCCCGAATGGTTGTGTTGGCCAGCGACGCCTTCGCCGGCCTATGGACGCTGGGCGATGGGGGTTCTCAGCTCAGATGGGTACTGACCAGGTCTTGAAGCGACACCTGAGGACGCGCTCCCAATTGCGTCACGATCTGCCCTGCACAAATGGCGCCGAGCTTGCCGCAGCGCTCGAGCGACTCCCCTTTGGTGTAGCCGTGCAGGAATCCGCCCGCATAGAGGTCTCCGGCACCGGTGGTGTCGATGAGGTCTCCGAGACCCACAATTCCAATGTTCCAGCGTTGGTCACCGCTCATGACGACAGAACCTTGACTGCCGCGGGTGATCGCGATCACGCTGCAACTGCCGCGAACGCTCTCTAGGGCCGTATCGAAGTCGTCGGTTTGGTACAGCGACTTGATTTCAACTTCGTTGGCAAACAGCACATCGACATGACCATTCACGAGGTCGAGGAAGCTGTCTCGGTGACGATCGACGCAAAAGCCATCGGAGAGGGACAAGGCGACCTGTCCATTAGCAGCACGGCATGCCTCAGCGGCTGCGATAAAGGCGCGCTTCGCTGCGGGACTATCCCAGAGATATCCCTCGAGGTAGAGGACTTTGGTATCGCTCACCATCGAGAGATCGAGATCGTCTGGTTCGAGCTGCGTTGAGGCCCCAAGGAAGGTGCACATCGTCCGCTCTGCATCAGGGGTGACATAGATGAGGCAACGGGCCGTTGTGGCACCAGTGGTGGCGGCTGGGGTGTCAAAACGAGCGCCGACGGCCCGAATGTCGTGGCTAAAAATGCCCCCCAGTTGATCGTTTTTAACCCGTCCGATGAAGCCTGCTCGCCCCCCCAGTTGGGCGATTCCCACCATCGTGTTGGCGACCGAGCCACCGGAGGTCTCCAGTCCAGGACCACTGGCTGTGTACAGGGCTTCTGCCTGTTTTTCGTCGATGAGCGCCATGCCGCCTTTTTGCAGGCTGTGCTGCGTCAGAAAGGCGTCCTCGGTTTGAACGAGCACATCAACGATGGCATTGCCGATGCCGACGACATCAAGACTGCAAGTTTTTGGAAATCGGACGTCGGAGGCCATGACCAGAGCGCTTGTCGCCCCGAAGTATGGCGGTCGACCGTTAAGCGCTTAGGAGGGCTCGCTTCGGACCATGGATCGGATCTTCCACCACAATCGTTTGATCTCGGCTCGCACCAAGGGAGACGATGGCGATCGGCACCTCCATGAGATCAGCCAAAAAGCGCAGGTAGTCCATTGCTGCCTTCGGTAGATCCTCAAGCTTTCGGCATTCTTCCGTGGAACACTGCCACCCCTTCATCGTTTCAAAAATGGGTTTGCAGCGGGCGAAATCATCGGAGCTGCTCGGGAAATACTCGATTCGTTCACCGTCGAGTTCGTAGGCCACGCACACCTGGATCTCATCCATTTCGTCGAGCACATCGAGCTTGGTGATCGCCAAACAGTCCAGACCGTTCACTTGAACGGCATAGCGGCCAATAACCCCATCGAACCAACCGCAGCGGCGGCGGCGGCCGGTGGTGGTACCGAATTCACCCCCACGTTCAGTGAGCTGGTCATTGAGGCTGCCGCTGAGCTCAGTCGGGAATGGTCCTTCCCCCACCCGCGTCGTGTAGGCCTTGGCAACACCAATGACACGGTCGATAAGGGTGGGACCGACGCCTGCACCAATGCAGGCTCCACCGGAAACTGGATTGGAGGATGTGACGTACGGGTATGTGCCGTGGTCGAGGTCCAACAGCGTGCCTTGGGCACCTTCAAACAGAATGTTTTTACGAGCTTTTGCTGCGCTGTGGATCGCGCGCGTGCAATCCACAACGTGCTTAGAGAGCCGTTCGCCGTATCCCAAGTACTCCTGGATGACGGCTTCTCCATCGAGAGGTTCGATGCCGTAAATCTTCGCTAGCAGCTCATTTTTTTCCTTGAGTGGGCCTTCCAGTCGGTTGCGGAGTCGCTGCTCATCGAGCAGATCGATCACTCGGATTCCACTGCGCTGTGATTTGTCGGCGTAGGTGGGGCCAATGCCTCGGCCCGTGGTGCCGATCCGGCGATCACCACGCTGTTTTTCCATCGCCAGATCAAGAAGGCGGTGGTACGGCATGGTCACGTGGGCAGACGACGCCAGCTGAAGCCCTGAAATATCGATGTCATTCGCGAGCAGCATGTCCAGCTCGCCAAGCATCACCTTGGGATCCACCACCGTTCCCGGTCCGATCAGACAGATGGTGTCTGGGTAAAGGATTCCGGAGGGGATGAGATGAAGTTTGAGCACACGCCCGTCAACGACGATCGTGTGCCCAGCATTCACACCCCCCTGATATCGCACCACCACATCGGCGGAGCGGCTCAGGAGATCGGTGATCTTTCCTTTTCCTTCGTCACCCCATTGAGCGCCGATGACGACAACATTGGCCAAGGACACGGCGGCCCGAAGCCGCAGATCTGCACAATCCGCGAGTATTTCAGATCCAGTGTCCCTACGTCAAAAGTTGTTGTTTTTTGTGGGATCAAGTTCCCCGAACAACTGCCTTTTGAGCCTTGGTTAATTCCTTGGCTAGACGATCATGCAAAGCCTCTGGGAGGGGGCGATTCGCATAATTGGCGTAATGGCCTGCAAGGGAATTAAGCGCCGTTTGCATCGTTGTGAAGGAGCTCAGACCGTTCACGCGTGGCTGGGGGCGATAACGCGACACGTAGTCGGTGATCAGTGACCGTGCGTCGTTTTCCGCTTGTGCATGGCTTGGATCGTCCTGGGGGATATCGATCACTTCGAGAATTGTTTGGGCGACCGAGATCGTGTCATCGGCGTAGTTGCCTGTCAGCCGAGCATCTGGGTCGCCACTACAAGCGGTCAGCAGCAAACACAGACCCAATCCAAGGGCGACAGCTGCCTTCGTGAGGGGTTTGAACAGGCGAGCCAGTGCTGAGAGCATGACACCGTTGAGAGTTGTCGAACTTTAAGGGCGCAGTGTGCTCAGCAGTTCATTCAGAGCATCTGCATGGGGCAGCTTCTGCACCCCACGGTTGGCGCGCTCGACCAATTCAACGACCCCGTCGCCTGCATCACGACCCACAACAACGCGCCAGGGAATACCGATGAGATCGGCGTCTTTGAACTTCACACCGGCCCGTTCCTTGCGGTCATCGAACAGTGCATCCACCCCAGCTGCAAGCAGTTGCTCATAGAGCGACTCGCCCAGTTCGGCCTGGGTTTGGTCCTGCATATTGGCCACCACAACGATCGCTTCGTAGGGGGCAATGGCCGGAGGCCAACAGATACCTGCGTCGTCGTGGTGTTGTTCAACGGCTGCTTGGGCTAGCCGTGAAATTCCAATGCCGTAGCAGCCCATCCAAAAGTGTTCGGTCTTACCGGCTTCGTTGGTGAAGCGGCTATCCATGGCCTCGGAATACTTCCGACCCAGTTGAAAAATGTGTCCCACTTCGATACCCCGCTTCTCGATCAGGTGAGCCTCAGGGTTATGAACACAGGCTTCACCGGCGCGCGCCTTGCGTAGGTCGAGGCTTTTGGGCGTGCCACCGAGATCGTCCCAGGTGACGGAGATGCGGTGCTGATCGGTTTGATTTGCCCCACAGATCATGCGATCCATTGCTGCGGCTGTGCCATCGGTGCAACGCAGAAATTGTTTCGTCCAGCTCCGTGCTGAGCGCAATACAGCGTCGTTCAAGTCCGGTCCGATAAAGCCGAGTGGGATGGTGTCAATGCCTTGTTTGTCCAGGTCTTCAGCTTGGATCGGACGGCAGTCGAGGATGTCTTGCCCCGTTAAGCGCCCCACGGCATTAATCAATTTCACCTCGTTGAGGTCTTGATCCCCCCGCAAGCTGATCAGAAGGGGCTGTTCAACGCCGTCGTCTAAGCGGGCTATGAACAGTAAAACCTTGATGAGTTGGCTGGGATGCCAGCCATGGGACTGGCAAAGCACGTCGATGCTGGTTTCGTTTGGTGTGCTGATGAGCTCCATCGCAGCCCCATCGAGATCCATCGCCTTGGAAGGAACCGAGATGGCCTTTTCTTGGTTCGCGGCATAGGTGCCGTCGTCACTCAACAAGATCAGGTCTTCGCCTGCATCGGCGGTGACCATGAACTCTTGAGAGGCTGCACCACCGATCGCGCCGCTGTCGGCATCCACGGGTACTGCTGCCAAGCCGCAGCGCTCAAAAATGCGTCGATAGGCCTGATCCATGTCCAGATAGGTGTTCCGGAGATCGGCCTCGCTGGCATGAAACGAATAGGCGTCTTTCATGATGAATTCGCGCCCACGCATGAGCCCAAAACGGGGGCGAATTTCATCCCGAAATTTGGTTTGGACCTGGTAGAGGTTGACCGGCAGCTGTTTGTAGGACTGCAACAGGTCCCCAGCGAGACTGGTCACGACTTCTTCGTGGGTGGGTCCTAACCCCAGTTCTCGCCCTTGTCGGTCCTCAAGGTGGAACATGATTCCCTCCCCGGCGGTGTAGCCCTGCCATCGGCCACTGCGTTGCCAAAGTTCTGCGGGATGAAGCTGAGGAAGAAGGGTCTCTTGGGCTCCGGCTTTGTTGAGTTCGTCTCGAACGATGGCCGTGATCCGCTGGATCACTTTCCACATCAATGGAAGGTATCCGTAGATACCTGAACCAACCCTGCGGATGTAGCCCCCACGCAAGAGCAATTGGTGCGAGGCAATCTCTGCTTCTGCTGGCACATCCCTGAGCGTCACCAGCAACAGGCGGGAGACGCGCATGGAAAAGAGCTCAAGGAGTTTTGGAAGCTATCACCGGCTTGATCTGGTGCCGCTGGCGGAAGTGTCTGTTTCCCTTGAATACCCCTGTACGACCTGAGTCTCAACTGCTACCGTCCGGACCATCAAGCCGTAGAGCGCGAAGTTCAATGTTCCCTCGATCTGTTGAAAGTGTGGCCTCACAAATTCAACAATCAGTTGATATCTCGATGGAAACTCCCATCGTTCCAGCGCAATCTGACGCTCTTGTTGGCATTGACGATGTCCAAAAATCTTTAAATCGTTCCCGGGCTTCGGTGTATCGCTACACCAACACTGACCCCCGAAATCTCAACCCTCCTTTTAATCCGCGCAAGCTCAATCCCGAGTATCGAAGCGATCAAAAAGATCCTCTTTATTTCCACCCCAACGAGGTTGCTCGCTTTGCCAAGGATGTGCTCCGGATCAAGGAGGTCACTGTTGAGGTCTTGAACTCCCCCTCAACAGCAACGCAGCAAATGCTCGGAGCCATCCTCGAGGAGCTCAGAGGAATTCGTGCTCATCTTGAAGGTTCCGGAGAGGAAGCACCGTCTGATCTTGCAGCGCGTCGCGATCGTCAAGACCGCCCTGCGGCGTAACGACGCAATCGGTGACAGACTGGTTGGCATCTTTTAACGACGAGTTGTGGATGCTGCTCTGCAGCGTCCGATTCCATGGCTTCAGACCCATCATTCCCACCCGGTGACGACGGCATCTCTGCCGCTGACTCTGATGAACCGTTCAGTCCGAGGGCACAAATTACTGTGATAACAGGGGTGTTGATCGCTTGCTTCAGCCTCGGAGCACCACTGGCTGCTGTCATCACAGATCGTTCGATTTCGCCATCTCGACTGATCCCCACCTCCTTGGATCGTCATGAATCTCCGCCATCTGCCCCCGTCTCCCTCACCAGGGTTGATCAACCTTCTCGTTGAAATTCCCGCGGGAAGTCGCAACAAGTATGAATATTGCGCCAAATCGGGAGTGATGGTTCTTGATCGGGTCTTGCACGCATCAGTGCGATATCCATTCGACTATGGATTTATCCCAAATACGTTGGCCGAAGACGGCTCTCCCCTCGACGCCATGGTGATCATGGCGGAGCCAACTTTTGCGGGATGTTTGATTCGGGCCCGCCCCATTGGGCTTCTTGATATGAAAGATCACGGTGTCTATGACGGCAAAATCCTGTGTGTGCCAGATGCCGACCCGCGACAAGCCTCCATCAGCAGCATTCGCCAGATCGGCGCATCACGGCTTGAAGACGTCGCTGAATTTTTCCGCACTTACCGCAATTTGGACGGACGAGTCGTGACGATTAGCGGTTGGCGGGACGTCCATGCCGTGCAGCCATTACTGGACTCCTGCATTGAGGCCGCGAATTGATCTGAGATTGGTCCCCTCTGGAAGGCCAGATGCTTGTAAGTTGGTGCGCACTAGAGATCCAGCAGAACCCGTGCCCACCATCCGATTTGAGCAGGAAGGAGAACAGGTTGGGTGCATTGAGGGTGCAAATCTCCGCAGGGCGTCCTTGGACGCCGGAATTAATCCCTACAAGAGCCTCAATAACCTCAACAATTGCAGTGGTGTTGGCCAATGCGGCACCTGTGTCATGGAAGTGGTGGAGGGTCAAGAAAACCTGTCTCCCCGCAGCGACGTGGAAGAGGTTTACCTCGCCGATCGCCCCGCCAATTTCCGCCTCAGCTGCCGTACAACCGTGTTTGGTGACATCACGGTGCGCACCAAGCCTGAAGAGGGAGTCGGTCGCGGCTCGAACAGCCTTGTTGGTGCCATCAAGTCGTTGTTTGGCCGCTGATCTTGGCTGAATCGCTTCAGGTTTACAGCTACAACCGCTGCAGTACCTGCCGAAAAGCGTTGGCTTGGCTTGTGGATCAAGGAATCGCCCACGATGTGCACGACATCGTGGAAACTCCTCCTTCTCGAAAGGATCTTGATGCTGCCCACGCCTTTTTGGGCGACAGGAAGTTGTTGTTCAATACCAGTGGTCAGAGCTACCGCACCCTTGGATCCTCTGTGGTGAAAGCCATGTCGGACTCTGAAGCCCTCGCTGCCTTAGCGAAAGACGGAAAGTTGATCAAACGACCGTTTGTGAAGCGGTCCGATGGATCTTTTCTGGTTGGCTTCAAACCGGAGGTTTGGGCGTCTGGTCTGCAGGACTGAAATTCAGCCCATCCAATTCACGAATCAGAGCATCAACATCATCTTGATCCCTGAATTGGCGGAATCCAGATCGCTTGAGGTCCTCCAAAAAGGAGGTGAGAAGGTCTTGGCTGCGTTCTAAGACGGGTCCTTGTTCCAAGATCACGGCCAGTTCTTCCCAGAGACGGTCGAGGGCATCAGTTCCGAGTGTTTCCAGCACCTGATCCCGTTGACCAATTCGGTTGCCAGCTCCTCGAGACACATCCAATACGGAATCCACCATCCCTGTTGCAAGTTGTCGGCTGAATTCAGCCTCGGCGGATTGAAGTGCTGCCACACGACGGAGCGGTTCAGGCATCACGCTCCGACTCAAGCTTTGCTGGAGCAAATGGCCGATCAAAGCCACAAGTTGGGGTCGTAAAGCGGGCCCAACTTTGGTTAACAACAGCGGAAGCCAAAGTCTGAGGAGCTCGAGTAGTTCCTGGTCCTCGTTTGCATCGCTGGTTTGATGGCTGCAGAGGCCGCGCACCCGCTCCGGTAGTTGAGGGGATCGGATGAGCTGTTGAAAGGTATCCACCACGCGAATGGTGATCACCTCGAAGAGCTCGACGGCCAAGAGAGCCACAACGCCGCGGCTAATGACTGCACGCAGCGGTTCCAGTTGGATGAGACCAGCTCTGGACAGTCGCTCTGTGACAGGAACAAGGCGCATCCAACGGGCGAAGGGAAGCAACAGTGGGAGGTCGATCCATCGTCGTAGAACCGCATCCCGCCAGCGAATCGCTGGGTATCGCGATTTCAGTCGAAGACAGCGAAGAGCGATGTCCAGCAGAAAAAGCAGCTGAAACGGTGCGTCAACACGCCAACTCAAGTCCGTCGGTCGACCATTTTCGTCAATGCTTCGCCAGTAGTTGATTTCAACCAGGGGAAGGATTTGTTGGTTCCAAAATTGCCGTTCGCGATTCCACCCGTTCTGATTGATGTGCCCTTGACTGAGCAGCAAGTCGGCCGATTGTTGCGCTGAGTTCAAGCCGGTCCGAGCTCTCAGGCGGTTTTTCAGTTGGTCGAGGGCTGCCGCATTACTGGAACTCAACAACCGTTGAGAACTGATGAGGTTTTCCGTCAGCTTTTGTTGTTGCTTCAGCAGCGTGATGCTGGTTAACCCCAGGCTGCTATCGGTTTGGAGTGCTTGGTCGAGGCGTTTGAACCCATCGAGATAGGCCTGGGTTTCGCGGTGAGGCTCAATCCCTTTCAGTGGATCCAGGACGGGAGTGATGTCGGGGAGCCAGGGCAGGGGAACCACGAGTGGAAGGGATGAAACCGGATACAAGTTGCGCTGCAACCAAAAATTTCGGAGCGGGATATAGCTCAGATCCACGAGCACCCAAGCCAAATTCAAGGTGGCGATGATCGCCACCATCCGGTCCCACCGACGCCAGGCGCCAGCGTTTTGCTGCGGCTTCAGTCCTTGCCAGCGGGGACGGATCATGACGGATACACGCTGCTCCTATCGTGGGCGCAAAGAACGAGCTTGCCCACATTGAACGCGGAGAAAGGACCTTCGGGTGTGTCAAGCAAAGTCAGTGCCATTTGGGAGTTCTGGGCCCCCTTTCTATTCACTGTTTCCATCTATCTCCTGATTCGGCAGTTTGCCTTTGAAGCGCGTTACATCCCATCGGGGTCGATGCTTCCAGGCTTGCAGGTCGGCGACAAATTGATCGTTGAAAAGCTGTCTTACAAAGCGAAGTCTCCACGCCGAGGTGACATCGTTGTGTTCAATTCACCCAGTGCATTTGATCCGGTTTGGAAGCTGGATGCCGGCCGCCCGGATCCCTTGAAGTGTGGATTGGTCACCTTCCCAGGGGTGAGCTGGGTCGTCGATCGGGTGCTTGTGCAGCGTTATCCAGAGTGCGAAGCATGGATCAAGCGTGTTGTTGGGGTGCCTGGTGATGTCATCGAGGTCAATGCTCAAGGGCAGGTCTCGATTAACGGCAAGAAATTTGAGGAGCCTTACGTCTCTAATTTCTGCATGACCGACCGTGGAATGCCCGGTTGCAAGGGACTGTATGCATCAGTCCCGAAGGGCAACGTGGTGGTTCTTGGCGATAACCGGCGGAATAGTCAGGACGCCCGTCGCTGGCCAGGGGGACCCTTTCTTCCTGATGATCAAATTATTGGGCGGGCGGTGTTCCGGTTCTGGCCTCCGGCTCGCATTGGCCCCCTCAGCGATTAAGTCCGCAGGCGATCACGCGTCCTGTCAGCACTTGCCCTAGGTACGGCATGTTGGCCCCCCGGGGAGCATGGGGGTCGTCCCTGCGGACGGTCCATTGATGGTTGGGATCAAAGAGGAGCCAACGTCGACTGCCAAGGCGTAGTTCTTCCGGTGGTTGATCGATCAGGGCTGATGGGCCAAAACTCAAGGCCTGCCAAAGGCGTTCAACGGGCGTGTTCCGCTGCCGAACAAGGGCATCCCAAAGGGCCGGTAGAACAAGGTGATGGCCGCATAGCCCTGGAGGTCGCTGATCCGGGGGTAACAGCATGTCCTCGTCATCGAGGGACACCGCATGAACTGAAATCGCCGTGATGGTTTGACTGAGCACTGCATCAATAAGCCGTTCTCGGTCCTTGCTTCCCCCCAGGGAGGGGCGAACCCTCCAGCCAGGATTGCCTGCTGCCAGACCATTGCGATCTGCAAGGAGATGCCACCAGTTGACGCTGCTTAGTGGCGGATGGTCTCCGAAGGCCACGAGCTGCTCCACTGCTGCAGCGGTGGACAGGTTCATCAGGCGCAATTGTCGATCGCGATGGCGTTGATGCAACGCCATCAATTGGCTGATGGGGAGCATTTCACTGCTCAAGGGGTCTGGTGGCCATCCAGCCCGCAACGTCTCGACCCCCTCCCGCACCATGCCAGCGCCCTGTAAGGCGGGGTCTCGCGGGGCGACGAGAATCGGACAACTGCCCATTTCTCCAAGGACCAAGCCCTGTTCCAGTAACTGGGGTGAAATCAGGGCGTCGTCGTCGGCTAATCCGATAGCGCCGTGTTCGAGCAAGTCACCATGGGGCGCCAACTGTTCGGATGTTCCGCCTTGGCTGAATCCTCCCCAAAGATGAAGTTGAACGCCATTTTTGGGGTCTTTGGAAAAGCCCTGAAGGCATTCCGGTTGGTCGCGCCATGTTCGGCCGCGGGGCAACAGAGCCACCTGCCCATAGCCGGCTGAAGCAGCGCAACGCCGCAGGCTTTCAATCGTTTCCTGATCACCACTGAAGGGTGTTTCCAGAACGGAATGGGGATCGACTAAGCATGGTGCCACCAGCTGCTCAGACGCTTCTGTGGGCGTTAGCCCTAGGGCCTTGGCCTTCTGACGGGCGTCGCCGTCAAACGCCGTAAGGATGCCCTCTTCAACCAGCACCGCCCCCTGCTCAACCGACTGTCCGATGCCTCGCAAGATGCGAACCGGATCGAGCAGAAGGGTCTTGTCCATGTAGTTAAAGGGCGCCTGCTGCTGTGCGGTCAATCACGCTGCCGAAGTGGGACGTGAGATTGAGGCAGGTCACCACCGCAGGCTGCCCTGAATCCAGAGGGATGTCGACAACGGTGACACCGCCATTGCCCTGTTTGATGGCCCAGATGTCCGCTGGTGTTAGTCCCAGGAGATCGCAAAGGATTGTTTTGTTCACAGCATCGTGGGCTACCACAAGGGCTGTTTCCTCGGATTTCAGGCTGGCAGCGATGTCGCCCCAGCTTTTCACCGATCGGGCCCAGACGTCCTGAATTGTTTCGCCCTCAGGCATTTGAACGGTTTCTGGACGCTGCTTCCAGGTCTCCAAAAGCTCCGACCATCCGTCCCGGATTTCCGATTCCAGCTTCCCTTCCCAGAGGCCATGGCCGATTTCCACCAATCCTTCCGTTTGGCTCAGAGAAACATCGGGATGGGCTTGAAGAATGATTTCTGCGGTTTCGGTGGGCCGCGACATGGTGCTGCTCCAGGCCCGATTGATCTTCACACTGCTCAAAAAGTCGCGGGCAGCAGCGGCTTGGCCTCGACCGTTGTCATTGAGAGGGATGTCGATTTGGCCCTGGAACCGCCCAGCTTTGTTCCAATCCGTTTCTCCGTGGCGGACCAAAATCAAACGGGCACCATCGCCTTTTTTGGGAAGGGGTTGAAGGTGGGTGGTGTTGTTCAGGCATTCGATTTGCACTTGAGGGTCCTCGCCCCCAACTCCCTGGCGCAGATTGAAAATCGAGAGGGAGGTGTTGTCGACCCGTAACCGTCGGAATCCCCGCTCTGGTTCACCGAGAAGGGTGAGCATCAAACAGCGCAGGATGGCGTTGTGGGCCACCACAAGAACCGTGGCATCGCTTTCCACCGGATGACGTTGAATCAGGTCCTCGATGAATTGGCGCGCCTGCGCTTGTAGTTCAACAAGCGGTTTGTAAGTCGAACCATCGCGACGCTGCAATTCGAGTTCCAGAGGTTGGCGTTTCCACAAGCTGTAGTCCTTTGGATGTCGTTCGATGAGCTCCTCGATGCTCTGACCCGACCATGGCTCGAGATCAACTTCAAGAAGTCCCTGGTCAAAGCTGGTGGCTGGTGTTTCGCCAC carries:
- a CDS encoding arsenate reductase family protein; this encodes MAESLQVYSYNRCSTCRKALAWLVDQGIAHDVHDIVETPPSRKDLDAAHAFLGDRKLLFNTSGQSYRTLGSSVVKAMSDSEALAALAKDGKLIKRPFVKRSDGSFLVGFKPEVWASGLQD
- a CDS encoding dihydroorotase, with product MDKTLLLDPVRILRGIGQSVEQGAVLVEEGILTAFDGDARQKAKALGLTPTEASEQLVAPCLVDPHSVLETPFSGDQETIESLRRCAASAGYGQVALLPRGRTWRDQPECLQGFSKDPKNGVQLHLWGGFSQGGTSEQLAPHGDLLEHGAIGLADDDALISPQLLEQGLVLGEMGSCPILVAPRDPALQGAGMVREGVETLRAGWPPDPLSSEMLPISQLMALHQRHRDRQLRLMNLSTAAAVEQLVAFGDHPPLSSVNWWHLLADRNGLAAGNPGWRVRPSLGGSKDRERLIDAVLSQTITAISVHAVSLDDEDMLLPPDQRPPGLCGHHLVLPALWDALVRQRNTPVERLWQALSFGPSALIDQPPEELRLGSRRWLLFDPNHQWTVRRDDPHAPRGANMPYLGQVLTGRVIACGLNR
- a CDS encoding inorganic diphosphatase gives rise to the protein MNLRHLPPSPSPGLINLLVEIPAGSRNKYEYCAKSGVMVLDRVLHASVRYPFDYGFIPNTLAEDGSPLDAMVIMAEPTFAGCLIRARPIGLLDMKDHGVYDGKILCVPDADPRQASISSIRQIGASRLEDVAEFFRTYRNLDGRVVTISGWRDVHAVQPLLDSCIEAAN
- a CDS encoding histidine phosphatase family protein; the encoded protein is MSIRLLLVRHGLSSFNKELRIQGRDDLSNLTDEGHDQARSLGRSLKEVSIDAVYSSPLKRAASTTASLLEGRGGETPATSFDQGLLEVDLEPWSGQSIEELIERHPKDYSLWKRQPLELELQRRDGSTYKPLVELQAQARQFIEDLIQRHPVESDATVLVVAHNAILRCLMLTLLGEPERGFRRLRVDNTSLSIFNLRQGVGGEDPQVQIECLNNTTHLQPLPKKGDGARLILVRHGETDWNKAGRFQGQIDIPLNDNGRGQAAAARDFLSSVKINRAWSSTMSRPTETAEIILQAHPDVSLSQTEGLVEIGHGLWEGKLESEIRDGWSELLETWKQRPETVQMPEGETIQDVWARSVKSWGDIAASLKSEETALVVAHDAVNKTILCDLLGLTPADIWAIKQGNGGVTVVDIPLDSGQPAVVTCLNLTSHFGSVIDRTAAGAL
- a CDS encoding 2Fe-2S iron-sulfur cluster-binding protein; its protein translation is MPTIRFEQEGEQVGCIEGANLRRASLDAGINPYKSLNNLNNCSGVGQCGTCVMEVVEGQENLSPRSDVEEVYLADRPANFRLSCRTTVFGDITVRTKPEEGVGRGSNSLVGAIKSLFGR
- the lepB gene encoding signal peptidase I, translating into MSSKVSAIWEFWAPFLFTVSIYLLIRQFAFEARYIPSGSMLPGLQVGDKLIVEKLSYKAKSPRRGDIVVFNSPSAFDPVWKLDAGRPDPLKCGLVTFPGVSWVVDRVLVQRYPECEAWIKRVVGVPGDVIEVNAQGQVSINGKKFEEPYVSNFCMTDRGMPGCKGLYASVPKGNVVVLGDNRRNSQDARRWPGGPFLPDDQIIGRAVFRFWPPARIGPLSD